The Paenibacillus sp. MBLB1832 genome has a window encoding:
- a CDS encoding sugar phosphate isomerase/epimerase family protein yields the protein MQLGLLRPRRLEVFQQAQELGLRFVEFACNVNNDLTEFFNQIQQYKRESERTGVSVGSIGRWGSDRINKDGSIIEEELEISYQLIDAAQQLGCPLFVCGCNYVEELSLYDNATAAIQYFTRVLEYGKSRGVRIATYNCHWNCFVVDDHAWRLIHGHLPDLGIKYDPSHSRQAGQDYIKEARDWGHRFYHVHLKGSVVIEGQRFDDPPAGMDQTDWPTFMSILYTHRYSGKLSIEPHSETWRDELWEKGVRYTIDYFNKLLFR from the coding sequence ATGCAGTTAGGATTATTGCGACCTAGACGTTTAGAGGTATTTCAACAGGCGCAGGAGTTGGGTCTTCGGTTTGTTGAATTTGCTTGCAATGTGAATAATGATTTAACGGAATTTTTCAATCAGATTCAACAGTATAAGCGTGAATCAGAGCGGACAGGTGTTTCTGTGGGATCTATTGGTCGATGGGGGTCCGATCGAATTAACAAAGATGGAAGTATTATTGAGGAAGAATTAGAAATTTCCTATCAATTAATTGATGCCGCTCAGCAGCTGGGGTGTCCTTTGTTTGTATGCGGGTGCAATTATGTTGAAGAATTGTCGTTGTACGATAACGCAACGGCTGCAATACAGTACTTTACCCGAGTACTTGAATACGGAAAAAGTAGGGGAGTTCGCATCGCTACGTACAATTGCCATTGGAATTGCTTTGTTGTGGATGATCATGCATGGCGGCTAATTCATGGACATCTTCCCGATCTTGGCATTAAATATGATCCTTCCCACTCTCGTCAAGCTGGTCAAGACTATATAAAGGAAGCGAGAGATTGGGGACACCGGTTCTACCATGTTCATCTCAAAGGTTCTGTTGTCATTGAAGGCCAACGTTTCGATGATCCGCCGGCTGGTATGGATCAAACGGATTGGCCCACTTTCATGAGTATTCTGTACACGCATCGTTATTCCGGAAAGCTCAGTATCGAACCTCACTCGGAAACCTGGAGGGATGAACTGTGGGAGAAGGGTGTAAGGTATACGATCGACTATTTCAATAAATTATTATTTCGATAG
- a CDS encoding Gfo/Idh/MocA family protein, which translates to MSSKLKLGVIGTGNIFRGAHLPVWLGHSEVEIVALCDVAMDKAQAIANQHGISHVYNDYKEMLANEQLDIVDICTSNAYHAQAAICAIEAGAHVLCEKPDATNSADAEAMAAASIRHDRILMAIRNNRFTSTSSFLRKYVDAGHMGDIYTGRCGWIRRRGIPGKGGWFTTKELSGGGPLIDLGVHFIDLAMWLMGNPKPVAVSGATYCKFAESSLSDSIHSQFGEKNSEGTFDVEDLATGFVRFDNGATLQIEFSWASNIEEEMNFLELRGTKAGFSLRNGDAKLFTEIEETLCMVVPQLKKQADFGHASQINHFIDVVRKRSQPIVTPEQGVDMIKLLAGIYESARLGREIQLT; encoded by the coding sequence ATGAGTAGTAAATTAAAGCTAGGTGTAATAGGTACGGGTAATATTTTTCGAGGTGCGCACTTACCTGTCTGGTTAGGGCATTCAGAAGTCGAAATCGTAGCCTTATGCGATGTTGCCATGGACAAAGCGCAAGCGATAGCTAATCAGCATGGCATCTCACATGTATATAACGATTACAAGGAAATGCTAGCGAATGAACAGCTGGATATCGTTGATATTTGCACTTCCAATGCTTATCACGCTCAGGCTGCGATTTGCGCTATAGAGGCGGGAGCACATGTATTATGTGAAAAACCTGATGCTACGAATTCAGCAGATGCTGAAGCTATGGCGGCAGCGTCTATTCGTCATGATAGAATTCTTATGGCAATTCGCAATAATCGGTTTACTTCAACTTCGTCATTCTTACGTAAATATGTAGATGCTGGACATATGGGCGACATTTATACAGGGCGCTGCGGGTGGATTCGCCGTCGTGGAATTCCTGGGAAAGGTGGTTGGTTTACTACCAAGGAACTATCCGGTGGCGGACCGCTTATCGATCTAGGCGTACACTTTATAGACTTAGCCATGTGGTTAATGGGGAATCCCAAGCCAGTTGCTGTCTCAGGCGCTACGTATTGCAAATTTGCCGAATCCAGTCTATCCGACTCCATTCACAGTCAGTTCGGTGAGAAGAATTCAGAAGGCACATTTGATGTGGAGGATTTGGCAACGGGTTTTGTGCGATTTGACAATGGCGCGACACTGCAAATTGAATTCAGTTGGGCATCAAATATAGAAGAAGAAATGAATTTCCTTGAGCTTCGAGGCACGAAAGCGGGTTTTAGCTTGCGCAATGGAGATGCGAAGCTCTTTACGGAAATCGAAGAAACGCTCTGTATGGTCGTTCCGCAGCTGAAGAAGCAAGCTGACTTTGGCCACGCCAGTCAGATTAACCATTTTATTGACGTCGTACGGAAGAGATCACAGCCGATAGTAACGCCTGAACAAGGTGTAGACATGATTAAGCTGCTGGCAGGCATTTATGAGTCTGCGCGATTAGGGAGAGAAATTCAATTAACCTAA
- a CDS encoding helix-turn-helix domain-containing protein, whose protein sequence is MNIKGKLQSRLLISLLLLSSIPVALLGFLSSYISNKIITEQINQMHSTYLKQVEIEMNGVFKKFDELMLQYTYANNSLLKFTNEELTYKNFSMLLEIYGVLANLRSGMEHVSEIDFFSIPQQRVYTSTSILLSAEEFEDRQAIKEANNVYKYGIWLDTRQSINTRLPASAITYIRPINNGNLTNANAAFILYLDAGSLSSKLRASSQDPASYYVVNESGQILLHSDPSAIHTSLSKELMNEIRKSQDQNGYQFMTKKTPVPALINSVYSPGKSWYYVSSVPVSVITAKTSHLRLLLYSISALFILIAALISIKTTSTLYSPLQRLVQTVLKQKKVGAGQDEIHSLYTYIQDVERDNAHLQKDVQQYQRENDNYSLLRLLLGNSNDTETSVSPFTEQSLTLTLVETDPSYLDSSYNRKDQFLFYYAIENMAGEIFGKDGPAATIMVEPGLFAIISQRKEMQGPLSTTDADKLLQAIRNYLRLNCTGSMSYSEGGLAGLHTAYQQARQALRYSLALGYNQVMISDELDASVTSDVETLSELESSIMEALHHGRITEAREAFSQLIERIREVNIQSVGKNTTYMTQLLGTLLHTVRKSEIAYQASFNRKQLAASISQLGSIDEIRNFWDEEIFEKLIVEAPGSELNQEQLVIDQVLQYIHTHYDKDISLLTCAELVQLSTFQLSRAFKKVMSVNFVDYVIEYRIQIAKDLLIQPAMTIQTISDKLRYTSVNSFIRTFKKVTGMTPGQYRKDVVSG, encoded by the coding sequence ATGAACATCAAAGGAAAATTACAGAGTCGGCTGCTCATTTCTCTATTGCTGTTATCTAGTATACCAGTAGCTCTACTAGGCTTTCTCTCGTCCTACATCAGCAACAAAATTATTACAGAACAAATAAATCAGATGCACTCGACCTACCTGAAGCAAGTTGAGATAGAAATGAACGGTGTGTTTAAAAAATTCGACGAGTTAATGCTGCAATATACATATGCAAATAATTCGCTTTTGAAGTTTACGAATGAAGAACTAACGTATAAAAATTTCAGCATGCTGCTAGAAATCTACGGAGTCCTGGCCAATCTGAGAAGTGGAATGGAGCACGTGTCCGAAATCGACTTCTTTAGTATTCCTCAACAACGTGTCTATACTTCGACCAGCATCCTATTGTCAGCTGAAGAATTTGAAGACAGGCAAGCCATTAAAGAAGCCAACAATGTATATAAATATGGAATTTGGCTGGATACCCGTCAATCGATAAACACTCGACTGCCTGCATCAGCGATTACTTATATTCGTCCAATTAATAATGGTAATTTAACTAATGCGAATGCGGCGTTTATTCTTTACTTGGATGCAGGCAGCTTGAGCAGTAAGCTAAGAGCCTCATCCCAGGATCCTGCTTCCTATTATGTTGTTAATGAATCGGGACAAATTTTACTGCATTCTGACCCTTCTGCTATTCATACTTCGCTAAGCAAGGAACTAATGAACGAAATTAGGAAAAGCCAAGATCAAAATGGTTATCAGTTTATGACGAAAAAGACTCCTGTACCTGCTTTGATTAATTCCGTCTACTCTCCTGGAAAGAGCTGGTATTACGTTTCAAGTGTACCTGTATCGGTCATTACCGCCAAAACAAGCCATCTGAGATTGCTTCTCTATAGCATTAGCGCTTTATTTATCCTGATTGCAGCACTCATCTCAATTAAAACCACATCCACACTCTATTCCCCACTTCAGCGGCTCGTGCAGACCGTATTGAAGCAAAAGAAAGTTGGGGCTGGACAGGATGAAATACATTCACTCTATACGTACATTCAGGATGTAGAGCGGGATAATGCCCACTTGCAAAAAGATGTCCAGCAGTACCAGCGTGAGAACGACAATTATTCCTTGCTTCGTCTGCTCTTAGGAAACTCTAATGATACAGAAACCTCTGTATCTCCATTCACGGAACAAAGTCTTACCCTAACTCTAGTAGAAACTGACCCTTCTTATCTCGATTCGAGCTACAATAGAAAGGATCAGTTCTTATTCTACTATGCCATTGAAAACATGGCTGGAGAGATCTTTGGAAAAGATGGACCTGCCGCAACAATCATGGTCGAACCTGGATTATTCGCTATTATAAGTCAAAGGAAAGAAATGCAGGGGCCTTTGTCAACAACCGACGCAGATAAGCTCTTACAGGCCATCCGTAATTATCTTCGCCTCAATTGCACAGGCTCCATGAGCTATTCAGAAGGCGGGTTAGCTGGCCTTCATACAGCCTATCAGCAAGCTAGACAAGCGCTCCGCTACAGCTTGGCCTTAGGCTACAATCAGGTCATGATTAGCGATGAGCTGGATGCTTCCGTAACAAGTGATGTAGAAACGCTGTCGGAGCTGGAGAGTAGTATTATGGAAGCTCTCCATCATGGAAGAATCACAGAGGCACGAGAAGCATTCAGCCAACTGATTGAACGTATTCGTGAAGTGAATATCCAAAGTGTAGGTAAGAATACCACTTATATGACCCAACTATTGGGTACGTTACTTCATACAGTCCGTAAGAGCGAGATTGCATATCAGGCCAGCTTCAATCGGAAGCAGCTTGCAGCAAGCATCAGCCAATTAGGCAGCATCGATGAAATTAGAAATTTTTGGGACGAGGAAATATTTGAGAAGCTAATCGTGGAAGCTCCTGGTTCGGAGCTCAATCAGGAACAGCTTGTTATTGATCAAGTCCTTCAATATATCCATACGCATTACGACAAAGATATTTCTCTTCTTACTTGTGCCGAGCTGGTCCAACTAAGCACCTTTCAGCTTAGCCGAGCATTTAAAAAAGTCATGAGTGTGAATTTTGTAGATTATGTAATTGAATATCGAATTCAAATTGCAAAGGACTTATTAATACAGCCTGCAATGACAATTCAGACCATCTCAGACAAACTTCGTTATACGTCGGTGAACAGCTTTATCCGTACCTTTAAAAAAGTGACGGGCATGACGCCAGGACAGTACAGGAAGGATGTTGTAAGCGGGTAG
- a CDS encoding carbohydrate binding domain-containing protein — translation MQSKHHLIFQINGGVIVMRFTWIKFASACVLMFALMIIFSVAQAYAADYYVNSNGGSNANNGLSSSSAWADFTNVNSTTFSPGDRILLARGGTWNTMLHPLGSGSSTSPIIIDAYGTGVAPLVNGNGATAGVYLYNQQYWEINNLEVINNVRSTGGKRRGIYLENVDAGTLNHIYIKNNNVHDIYGDNTSGNNGSAGIYLFVHGTAVQSKFNDVLIDNNTVGPAVDRTGINTYSTWSCRVETHCSSTPNWYPSTNLVISNNYLSDISGDGIVPNQTQGALIQYNTVNGFNIRSGAFCAGIWAFNADNTIIQYNEVSGGKTTNDAEGYDLDWGQVGTVIQYNYSHNNEGGFLLFCNCSYPSVNKNSIARYNISQNDQNHLINFSGSPDNLQIYNNTMYLNSTSTAKPMDGSAGGGGVATFKNNIFYLESAGIWSGLGSFGTLTFDYNTIYGVHTTGEPSDAHKLTTDPKLMGPGNGVSRTNLEGYKLMNSSPALGSGVLISNNGGKDYWGNPVSSTSAPNRGAYNGKGNVAVNPGFESGTLSPWTNWNTASVISSNVNSGSYALKLNGGPGSAEQIITVQPNTTYTLKGRGKVAVNGESFTIGAKNFGGTFISTPFTSLQYTENSVTFTTGATNTTATIYLYKATGAGAAYADDVTVTAIP, via the coding sequence ATGCAATCGAAACATCACTTGATTTTCCAAATTAATGGAGGTGTAATTGTTATGCGATTTACATGGATAAAGTTTGCAAGCGCATGTGTGTTGATGTTTGCTCTGATGATAATTTTCTCTGTTGCACAAGCCTATGCGGCTGATTATTACGTCAACAGCAATGGCGGCAGTAACGCCAACAATGGTTTGAGTTCAAGCAGCGCATGGGCAGATTTCACAAATGTAAACAGTACAACCTTCAGTCCAGGAGACCGGATTTTGCTGGCTCGAGGAGGTACTTGGAACACAATGCTGCATCCGCTAGGTTCCGGCAGTAGTACATCACCTATTATTATTGATGCGTACGGCACAGGGGTTGCTCCATTAGTAAATGGAAACGGTGCGACGGCAGGCGTGTATTTGTACAATCAGCAGTATTGGGAGATCAACAATCTTGAGGTCATAAACAATGTGCGTTCGACAGGAGGCAAGCGCAGAGGCATCTATCTGGAGAACGTGGATGCTGGTACTCTGAACCACATTTATATTAAAAATAACAATGTGCATGACATTTATGGAGATAACACTAGCGGTAACAATGGCAGTGCTGGGATCTATTTGTTTGTTCATGGAACTGCCGTTCAATCCAAGTTCAATGATGTACTCATTGATAACAATACCGTTGGACCTGCGGTAGATCGTACAGGGATTAACACGTATTCGACCTGGAGCTGCCGGGTAGAAACACACTGTAGTTCAACCCCTAACTGGTATCCTTCGACGAATCTTGTCATATCCAACAACTATCTTTCCGATATTAGTGGCGATGGTATCGTGCCGAATCAAACGCAAGGAGCTTTGATCCAATACAATACCGTTAATGGCTTTAACATTCGGTCTGGAGCTTTCTGCGCGGGTATCTGGGCATTTAATGCCGATAATACCATCATTCAGTACAACGAGGTGAGCGGTGGCAAAACGACCAACGATGCAGAAGGATATGATTTGGATTGGGGGCAAGTCGGGACTGTTATTCAGTACAATTACAGTCATAACAATGAAGGTGGATTTCTTCTATTTTGCAACTGCAGTTATCCTTCGGTTAACAAGAATTCCATTGCAAGGTATAATATTAGTCAGAACGATCAGAATCATTTAATCAATTTTTCAGGTAGTCCGGATAATTTGCAAATCTATAATAATACCATGTATCTGAACAGCACATCTACGGCCAAACCCATGGATGGAAGCGCTGGCGGCGGTGGAGTTGCCACGTTCAAGAACAATATCTTTTACCTGGAATCAGCAGGAATCTGGTCTGGATTAGGATCTTTTGGAACACTGACATTTGATTACAACACAATTTACGGTGTGCATACAACGGGCGAACCAAGTGATGCGCATAAGTTGACGACGGATCCGAAATTGATGGGACCTGGCAATGGGGTTAGCCGTACCAACCTTGAAGGCTATAAGCTGATGAACAGCTCGCCAGCGCTTGGTTCCGGTGTGCTCATCAGCAACAACGGCGGGAAAGATTATTGGGGTAATCCAGTATCGAGCACCAGTGCTCCGAACCGAGGCGCATATAACGGGAAAGGTAATGTTGCAGTCAATCCGGGATTTGAATCCGGGACTCTGTCCCCATGGACGAATTGGAACACAGCAAGCGTTATAAGCTCTAACGTTAATAGCGGCAGTTATGCGCTGAAGCTGAACGGCGGTCCTGGCAGTGCCGAACAAATCATTACCGTGCAGCCGAATACGACGTACACCTTGAAAGGCAGAGGCAAGGTTGCTGTAAATGGGGAAAGTTTTACGATTGGCGCCAAAAACTTCGGAGGCACCTTTATCTCAACGCCATTCACTTCCCTTCAATATACGGAAAACAGTGTAACCTTTACAACAGGAGCGACAAATACAACAGCGACCATTTATTTATACAAGGCAACAGGAGCCGGGGCTGCATACGCTGATGATGTAACCGTAACCGCGATTCCATAA